The Nocardioides humi genome includes a region encoding these proteins:
- a CDS encoding ATP-binding protein, with protein MSPPRSTSRSTSRSTPRQSVAHVLGRLAVVEERVRALVRLRRAGDPAPDDPFRGLYLDDAAVDRLLAGSRPGLPDQDSERAAAVEAAADAAEEAGVALRLRDLAAVFGLDEVDVELLLVAMAADVDPRFEGLFGYLNDDVSRRRPSAALALELAGVPLGTPEGHARLLHGPLVTGSLVELEDPDRPFGGRAVRVPDRVVAHLLGDDAVDAALAPVLMDGTDVPWGDPAPLTRALEADAVLVYLREPPTGSGRALAAEALRLTGHRALHLDLRMLARQPDPGRLARVAAREARLSGAGLVVGPAAVLPDHPQVLRHLAAEPRPLVVVGDRPWDPACAPQPVLQLRVPESTTAERREMWRFALGGGVGGDVLAAADQFRLRPEDVLRAARSARLQAAADGGRLTATHVIRGARSENGAALDRLARRVDPAVTWADLVVPPPVLRSLEEVALRARHRERVLGEWRMRPGGGRGIGVAALFAGDSGTGKTMATEVIAHDLGLELYVVDLATVVDKYVGETEKNLERIFTAAAGVNAVLLFDEADAVFGKRSEVKDAHDRYANVESAYLLQRMESFDGLIILATNLRANIDDAFTRRLDIAVDFPLPDEAGRRALWDACLGRAVRRDPDLDLEFLARAFELAGGSIRAASVTAAYLAAADAGVIAMAHVIGAVHREYRKLGRLCLESEFGPYWSLVQEAP; from the coding sequence ATGTCCCCACCCCGGTCGACGTCCCGGTCGACGTCCCGGTCGACGCCGCGCCAGAGCGTCGCGCACGTCCTCGGCCGGCTCGCGGTCGTCGAGGAGCGGGTGCGTGCGCTGGTGCGACTGCGCCGGGCCGGGGACCCGGCGCCGGACGACCCGTTCCGCGGGCTCTACCTCGACGACGCCGCCGTCGACCGGCTCCTGGCGGGCTCGCGCCCCGGACTGCCCGACCAGGACTCGGAGCGGGCGGCCGCCGTCGAGGCCGCGGCCGACGCCGCCGAGGAGGCCGGGGTGGCGCTGCGGCTGCGCGACCTGGCCGCGGTCTTCGGCCTGGACGAGGTGGACGTCGAGCTGCTGCTCGTCGCGATGGCCGCCGACGTCGACCCGCGGTTCGAGGGCCTCTTCGGCTACCTCAACGACGACGTCAGCCGCCGTCGCCCGTCGGCGGCGCTGGCGCTGGAGCTCGCGGGCGTGCCCCTGGGGACGCCCGAGGGCCATGCCCGGCTGCTCCACGGCCCGCTCGTGACGGGCTCCCTGGTGGAGCTGGAGGACCCGGACCGGCCCTTCGGCGGTCGCGCGGTGCGGGTGCCGGACCGGGTGGTCGCCCATCTCCTCGGCGACGACGCGGTCGACGCCGCGCTCGCGCCCGTGCTGATGGACGGGACCGACGTGCCCTGGGGCGACCCCGCGCCGCTGACCCGGGCGCTGGAGGCGGACGCCGTCCTCGTCTACCTGCGCGAGCCGCCCACCGGGTCCGGCCGGGCGCTGGCGGCCGAGGCGCTGCGGCTGACCGGCCACCGGGCGCTCCACCTCGACCTGAGGATGCTGGCGCGGCAGCCGGACCCCGGGCGGCTCGCCCGGGTGGCCGCCCGGGAGGCCCGGCTCTCCGGCGCCGGGCTGGTCGTCGGCCCGGCCGCCGTGCTGCCCGACCACCCGCAGGTCCTGCGCCACCTCGCCGCCGAGCCCCGCCCCCTCGTCGTGGTGGGCGACCGGCCCTGGGACCCCGCGTGCGCACCCCAGCCGGTGCTGCAGCTGCGGGTCCCCGAGAGCACGACCGCCGAGCGCCGGGAGATGTGGCGGTTCGCGCTCGGCGGGGGCGTCGGCGGCGACGTCCTCGCGGCCGCCGACCAGTTCCGGCTGCGTCCCGAGGACGTCCTGCGCGCCGCCCGCTCCGCGCGCCTCCAGGCCGCCGCCGACGGCGGACGCCTGACCGCGACCCATGTCATCCGTGGCGCCCGCTCGGAGAACGGCGCCGCCCTCGACCGGCTCGCGCGCCGGGTGGACCCGGCCGTCACCTGGGCCGACCTCGTCGTACCGCCGCCGGTGCTGCGCTCGCTGGAGGAGGTGGCGCTGCGCGCCCGCCACCGCGAGCGGGTCCTCGGCGAGTGGCGGATGCGTCCCGGCGGCGGGCGGGGGATCGGCGTCGCCGCCCTCTTCGCCGGCGACTCCGGCACCGGCAAGACCATGGCCACCGAGGTGATCGCCCACGACCTCGGGCTGGAGCTGTACGTCGTCGACCTGGCCACCGTCGTCGACAAGTACGTCGGGGAGACCGAGAAGAACCTCGAGCGGATCTTCACCGCGGCGGCCGGCGTCAACGCCGTCCTCCTCTTCGACGAGGCCGACGCCGTCTTCGGCAAGCGCTCGGAGGTCAAGGACGCCCACGACCGCTACGCGAACGTCGAGAGCGCCTACCTGCTGCAGCGGATGGAGTCCTTCGACGGCCTGATCATCCTCGCCACCAACCTCCGGGCCAATATCGACGACGCCTTCACCCGCCGCCTCGACATCGCCGTCGACTTCCCGCTCCCCGACGAGGCCGGCCGCCGGGCGCTGTGGGACGCCTGCCTGGGCCGCGCCGTACGCCGCGACCCCGACCTCGACCTCGAGTTCCTGGCCCGCGCCTTCGAGCTCGCCGGCGGCTCGATCCGCGCCGCATCGGTCACCGCCGCCTACCTCGCCGCCGCGGACGCCGGTGTGATCGCCATGGCGCACGTCATCGGCGCCGTGCACCGCGAGTACCGCAAGCTCGGCCGGCTCTGCCTGGAGTCGGAGTTCGGGCCTTACTGGTCGCTGGTGCAGGAGGCGCCCTAG
- a CDS encoding DUF4255 domain-containing protein codes for MISEVDEAVRSIVRGGAIGPDIDVVLDAPTKDWAARRNTPTVNLYLYDIREDLKRRPAGYLEERDPDSGAVTVRKPAPRFFKLSYLVTAWTQRPEDEHRLLDTLLATFLRYDALPDELVVGPLAEPGESVRVTVGLPPPEDRAFADVWSALGGELKPSLDLVVLAPTWTGRAFPAGPPVQEGIVVDATDLVGGGADTQRQRHVPPPPTAEAARRLTAQGRPRVRGR; via the coding sequence ATGATCTCCGAGGTCGACGAGGCCGTCCGGTCGATCGTGCGCGGCGGCGCCATCGGCCCCGACATCGACGTGGTGCTCGACGCGCCCACCAAGGACTGGGCCGCCCGCCGCAACACGCCCACGGTCAACCTCTACCTGTACGACATCCGCGAGGACCTCAAGCGTCGGCCCGCCGGCTACCTCGAGGAGCGCGATCCCGACTCCGGCGCGGTCACCGTGCGCAAGCCGGCTCCCCGCTTCTTCAAGCTCAGCTACCTGGTCACCGCGTGGACCCAGCGCCCCGAGGACGAGCACCGTCTGCTCGACACGCTGCTCGCGACCTTCCTGAGGTACGACGCGCTGCCCGACGAGCTCGTCGTCGGCCCGCTCGCCGAGCCCGGGGAGTCGGTCCGGGTCACGGTGGGCCTGCCGCCGCCGGAGGACCGGGCCTTCGCCGACGTGTGGTCGGCGCTGGGCGGGGAGCTCAAGCCCTCCCTGGACCTGGTCGTCCTGGCCCCGACCTGGACCGGCCGGGCCTTCCCGGCCGGACCGCCGGTGCAGGAGGGCATCGTCGTCGACGCGACCGACCTGGTCGGCGGGGGCGCCGACACGCAGCGACAGCGGCACGTGCCGCCGCCTCCCACCGCCGAGGCCGCGAGGCGGCTCACCGCCCAGGGCCGGCCCCGGGTCCGCGGCCGATGA